One part of the Prunus persica cultivar Lovell chromosome G5, Prunus_persica_NCBIv2, whole genome shotgun sequence genome encodes these proteins:
- the LOC18776541 gene encoding binding partner of ACD11 1, whose product MSVQTIKVSNLSLGASERDIKEFFSFSGDIAYVEMMSDTERSQIAYVTFKDVQGAETAVLLSGATIVDMSVTITLAPDYELPPAATAANVTENKSPGGAESALRKAEDVVSGMLAKGFVLGKDAVNKAKNFDEKHQLTSTASEKVASFDKKIGLSEKISAGTSVVGDKVREVDQKFQVSEKTKSAFAAAEQTVSNAGSAIMKNRYVFTSASWVTGAFNKVAKAAGEVGQKTKEKVGMVEEEKHRKIEDDYAQVLSESPKASAPSEHDPSKPEPVKGLIL is encoded by the exons ATGTCG GTACAAACCATCAAGGTCAGCAATCTTTCCTTGGGTGCAAGTGAGAGAGACATAAAggagttcttttctttttctggtgaTATTGCATATGTCGAAATGATGAg TGATACTGAGCGGTCCCAAATCGCTTACGTTACCTTCAAGGATGTACAAGGAGCTGAGACTGCAGTTCTCCTTTCG GGAGCGACAATAGTGGATATGTCTGTCACCATAACTCTGGCTCCAGATTACGAGTTGCCACCTGCTGCTACAGCAGCCAAT GTAACTGAGAATAAATCGCCTGGTGGGGCTGAATCTGCATTACGGAAGGCAGAGGATGTTGTTAGTGGCATGCTTGCCAAGGGGTTTGTCCTGGGCAAAGATGCAGTCAACAAGGCAAAGAATTTTGATGAGAAGCACCAGTTGACCTCAACAGCTTCAGAAAAAGTTGCTTCTTTTGACAAAAAGATTGGGCTCAGTGAGAAAATAAGCGCTGGTACCTCTGTGGTTGGTGACAAAGTTCGCGAAGTGGATCAGAAATTTCAGGTCTCGGAGAAAACCAAATCAGCTTTTGCAGCTGCTGAGCAGACAGTGAGTAACGCTGGATCTGCTATAATGAAGAACCGGTATGTGTTTACCAGTGCTTCATGGGTTACAGGTGCTTTTAATAAGGTTGCAAAGGCAGCTGGGGAGGTTGgtcagaaaacaaaagagaaagtgGGAATGGTTGAAGAGGAGAAACATAGGAAAATAGAGGATGACTATGCTCAAGTTCTATCTGAGTCTCCAAAAGCATCTGCGCCATCCGAGCATGACCCGTCCAAGCCAGAACCTGTTAAAGGTTTGATCCTCTGA